A portion of the Flavobacterium limnophilum genome contains these proteins:
- a CDS encoding bactofilin family protein produces MFDKKTKSYTELLGKTNRIVEGTTIKGDIISQADFRLDGELIGNFQSKGKIVIGPAGSVTGDIICKNADIEGKFNGKIQVAEILNVKHKAIIHGEVTVGKLSVEPGADFSASCKMNTNSKTALSNDGQPRPEETNQ; encoded by the coding sequence ATGTTTGACAAAAAGACAAAATCATATACCGAACTCCTTGGAAAAACTAACCGAATTGTTGAAGGTACAACGATAAAAGGAGATATTATTTCCCAAGCCGATTTCAGGCTCGATGGTGAATTAATAGGCAATTTTCAATCCAAGGGAAAAATAGTCATTGGTCCCGCAGGAAGTGTTACGGGCGATATTATTTGCAAAAATGCCGACATCGAAGGAAAGTTCAATGGCAAGATTCAGGTTGCCGAAATACTGAACGTGAAACACAAAGCCATCATTCACGGCGAAGTAACCGTAGGGAAACTATCCGTGGAACCCGGCGCCGATTTTAGCGCTTCTTGCAAAATGAATACCAATTCAAAAACTGCCCTTTCAAATGATGGACAACCAAGACCCGAAGAAACGAACCAATAA
- the atpH gene encoding ATP synthase F1 subunit delta, producing MSSTRAAIRYAKAILEIADSKSVASEVSADMALIASTITSNSELSSFIQNPLIVTETKKDVVSAIFASVNAVTKSLFQLLLENKRFEILDGIAIEYNKLFDILNGVEVAKVTTAIPMDAALEAKVSAKIATFSSSKKITIENTVDPSIIGGFILRIGDKQYNASIADRLQVLKRELSN from the coding sequence ATGTCAAGTACAAGAGCAGCAATTCGTTATGCAAAAGCTATTTTAGAAATAGCAGACTCCAAAAGTGTCGCTTCTGAAGTGAGTGCTGATATGGCATTGATTGCATCAACAATAACATCGAATTCTGAATTGAGTTCTTTTATCCAAAATCCGCTTATCGTAACGGAGACTAAAAAGGATGTCGTTTCAGCAATTTTTGCTTCTGTCAATGCAGTAACCAAAAGTCTTTTCCAATTGTTGTTGGAAAACAAAAGATTTGAAATCTTGGACGGCATTGCAATAGAATACAACAAATTGTTTGATATCTTGAACGGTGTTGAAGTAGCCAAAGTTACCACAGCCATTCCAATGGATGCCGCTTTGGAAGCTAAAGTTTCGGCTAAAATAGCAACCTTTTCATCAAGCAAAAAAATCACGATTGAAAACACGGTAGATCCTTCCATCATTGGAGGTTTTATTTTAAGAATAGGCGACAAGCAATACAACGCTTCCATTGCCGACAGATTACAAGTATTAAAGAGAGAATTAAGTAACTAG
- a CDS encoding F0F1 ATP synthase subunit B, translating into MEKLINDFSFGLFIWQTIIFVGLILLLKKFAWKPILDAVNEREEGIKNALLSADNARKEMQNLQSDNQRILQEARMERDALLKDAREMKDKMVADAKNEAQAQGLKMIEQAKAAIESEKNAAMAELKLQVSTLSLEIAEKLLKDELSNKEAQVKLVEKMLGDAKLN; encoded by the coding sequence ATGGAAAAGTTAATAAATGATTTTTCGTTTGGATTATTTATCTGGCAAACAATAATTTTTGTTGGATTGATTTTGTTATTGAAAAAATTTGCATGGAAACCTATTTTGGATGCCGTTAACGAAAGAGAAGAAGGAATCAAAAATGCCTTGCTTTCTGCCGACAACGCCAGAAAAGAAATGCAAAACCTTCAATCTGACAATCAACGTATTTTGCAAGAAGCAAGAATGGAACGTGACGCTTTATTGAAAGATGCACGTGAAATGAAAGATAAAATGGTTGCTGATGCCAAAAATGAAGCTCAAGCTCAAGGTTTGAAAATGATCGAACAAGCAAAAGCTGCCATCGAAAGCGAAAAAAATGCAGCCATGGCCGAATTGAAACTACAGGTTTCTACTTTGTCACTTGAAATTGCAGAAAAATTATTAAAAGACGAATTGTCTAACAAAGAAGCTCAAGTAAAATTAGTTGAGAAAATGTTGGGTGACGCTAAATTAAACTAA
- the atpA gene encoding F0F1 ATP synthase subunit alpha, whose amino-acid sequence MAEIKPAEISAILKKQVEGFESGATLEEVGSVLQVGDGIARVYGLSNVQYGELVEFDNGLEAIVLNLEEDNVGVVLLGPSTGIKEGSTVKRTQRIASLKTGEGIVGRVVNTLGQPIDGKGPITGELFEMPLERKAPGVIFRQPVTEPLQTGIKAVDAMIPVGRGQRELVIGDRQTGKSTVCIDTILNQKEFYDAGKPVFCIYVAIGQKASTVAGIAKMLEEKGAMAYTVIVAANASDPAPMQVYAPMAGAAIGEYFRDSGRPALIVYDDLSKQAVAYREVSLLLRRPPGREAYPGDVFYLHSRLLERACKVIADDSIAKDMNDLPDALKGIVKGGGSLTALPIIETQAGDVSAYIPTNVISITDGQIFLDGDLFNSGVRPAINVGISVSRVGGNAQIKSMKKVAGTLKLDQAQFRELEAFAKFGSDLDAVTLNVIEKGKRNVEILKQNLNDPYTVENQTAIIYAGSKNLLRNVPVNKVKEFEKDYLEFLNNKNRATLDALKAGKLTDEITDVLEAAAKEVSAKYN is encoded by the coding sequence ATGGCGGAAATTAAACCTGCTGAGATTTCAGCAATATTAAAAAAGCAAGTAGAAGGTTTTGAATCTGGTGCTACATTAGAAGAAGTGGGTTCTGTACTTCAAGTTGGGGATGGAATTGCTCGTGTTTACGGACTTTCTAATGTTCAATACGGTGAGCTTGTAGAATTTGACAATGGTCTTGAGGCGATTGTATTGAATCTTGAAGAAGACAATGTTGGGGTAGTACTTTTAGGACCATCAACAGGAATCAAAGAAGGTTCAACCGTAAAAAGAACACAACGTATTGCCTCTCTTAAAACAGGAGAAGGAATTGTAGGTCGTGTAGTTAATACTTTGGGTCAACCAATTGATGGTAAAGGTCCAATCACGGGTGAATTATTCGAAATGCCGTTAGAGAGAAAAGCTCCTGGAGTTATCTTCCGTCAGCCAGTTACCGAGCCATTACAAACAGGTATCAAAGCAGTTGATGCAATGATCCCGGTAGGTCGTGGACAACGTGAGCTAGTTATTGGTGACCGTCAAACAGGTAAATCAACTGTTTGTATCGATACCATCTTGAATCAAAAAGAATTTTACGATGCAGGAAAACCTGTATTCTGTATATATGTTGCAATCGGACAAAAAGCTTCGACTGTGGCAGGAATCGCAAAAATGTTGGAAGAAAAAGGGGCTATGGCTTATACAGTAATTGTTGCTGCCAATGCTTCTGATCCAGCTCCGATGCAAGTATATGCTCCTATGGCAGGTGCTGCAATTGGAGAATATTTCAGGGATTCAGGTCGTCCAGCCTTGATTGTTTATGATGATTTATCTAAACAAGCCGTAGCTTACCGTGAGGTTTCTCTTTTATTGAGAAGACCACCAGGACGTGAAGCATATCCTGGAGACGTTTTCTACCTACACTCTCGTTTATTGGAAAGAGCTTGTAAAGTAATTGCCGATGACAGTATCGCCAAAGACATGAACGATTTACCGGACGCATTGAAAGGTATCGTAAAAGGTGGTGGTTCATTGACCGCTTTGCCAATTATCGAAACTCAAGCTGGTGACGTTTCTGCTTACATCCCAACCAACGTAATTTCGATCACTGATGGTCAGATTTTCTTGGATGGTGATTTGTTTAATTCAGGGGTTCGTCCAGCGATCAACGTAGGTATTTCGGTATCTCGTGTTGGAGGTAACGCCCAAATTAAATCAATGAAAAAAGTGGCCGGTACATTAAAATTAGACCAAGCACAATTCCGTGAATTGGAAGCGTTTGCAAAATTTGGTTCTGATTTGGATGCGGTTACTTTGAATGTAATTGAAAAAGGAAAAAGAAACGTGGAGATTTTGAAACAAAATCTAAACGACCCTTATACTGTTGAAAACCAAACTGCCATTATCTATGCAGGTTCCAAGAACTTGTTGAGAAATGTTCCCGTGAATAAAGTAAAAGAATTCGAAAAAGATTACTTGGAATTCTTGAACAACAAAAACAGGGCTACTCTTGATGCATTGAAAGCAGGAAAACTGACTGACGAAATTACAGACGTACTTGAGGCAGCAGCAAAAGAAGTTTCAGCGAAATATAACTAA
- a CDS encoding ferredoxin--NADP reductase, translating to MPLFKKLTIKEVKRETKDAVSILFNVPEEFKSHYTFVAGQYVNLRLTLDGKEIRRAYSICSSPESGELRIAVKAVKDGAFSQFANTKLKAGDILEVGKPEGKFTLETESHNQKNYAAFVAGSGITPAISILKSVLKSEPQSSFVLVYGNKSPEETIFHQELHDLQLKYTGRLFVHYVYSQAKADGALFGRIDKSVVNFVLNNKHKELEFDKFYLCGPEEMINTVTKVLKEHNIKDSAIKFELFSSSAVENLEASSHEGHTKITMTVDDDETTFEMSQKQTILEAALKQGIDAPYSCQGGICSSCLARVKSGTAEMKKNSILTDKEIAEGLILTCQAHPTSAEIVVDFDDV from the coding sequence ATGCCTTTATTCAAAAAACTCACCATAAAAGAAGTAAAACGCGAAACCAAAGACGCTGTTTCCATACTTTTTAATGTTCCCGAGGAATTCAAATCCCATTATACTTTCGTTGCCGGTCAATATGTCAATTTGAGATTGACGCTGGACGGCAAAGAAATTCGTCGCGCCTACTCCATTTGTTCTTCGCCAGAAAGTGGTGAATTGAGAATTGCGGTGAAAGCAGTGAAAGACGGTGCTTTCTCCCAATTTGCCAACACCAAACTAAAAGCAGGCGATATTCTTGAAGTGGGAAAACCGGAAGGAAAATTCACTTTGGAAACGGAAAGCCATAACCAAAAAAACTACGCCGCTTTTGTGGCCGGAAGCGGAATCACGCCAGCCATTTCTATCCTGAAATCAGTTTTGAAAAGCGAACCGCAAAGTTCTTTTGTTTTGGTTTACGGAAACAAATCGCCGGAAGAAACCATTTTCCACCAGGAATTACACGATTTACAACTGAAATATACCGGAAGATTATTTGTGCATTATGTCTATAGTCAAGCCAAAGCCGATGGCGCACTTTTCGGTCGCATCGATAAATCGGTCGTGAATTTTGTCTTAAACAACAAACACAAGGAATTGGAATTCGACAAGTTCTATTTGTGTGGACCGGAAGAAATGATCAATACCGTTACCAAAGTTTTGAAGGAACACAACATCAAGGATTCGGCTATAAAATTCGAATTGTTCTCCAGTTCTGCTGTCGAAAATTTGGAAGCCAGTTCCCACGAAGGGCACACCAAAATCACGATGACGGTTGACGATGACGAAACGACTTTCGAAATGTCGCAAAAACAAACCATCCTCGAAGCAGCCCTAAAACAAGGCATAGATGCTCCCTATTCTTGCCAAGGCGGAATTTGCAGCAGCTGTCTCGCCCGAGTAAAATCAGGAACGGCCGAAATGAAGAAAAACTCCATCCTGACCGACAAAGAAATCGCCGAAGGTTTGATTCTTACTTGCCAAGCCCATCCAACCTCCGCAGAAATTGTGGTTGATTTTGACGATGTTTAA
- a CDS encoding gliding motility protein gives MKTKIFKHSFFIAFILFLVACSTKKDTFLARNSHALSTRDNILYNGQIGLDKGIKDIKTGTKDNFWKRLPIERMQIIEDNGAAEKPKNANFELAEAKATKAIQKHSMNIGGQEKNYQIDEAYLLLGKSRYYDQRFIPALDAFNYILYKYPTSSNIDQAKIWREKTNMRLGNDAQVIKNISKLLDEKAIKKAKTAKETPNVAIGTDGKFINYESKRSKELKLKKQVIADANALLSQSFLNLEEKDSAIAKLKIAENFTKINSERARYRFILGQLYQEKGVRDSAIYSYQSVIDMNRKAEREMVIQSYAKKAQLFDYQNGDKDAFVKTYNKLVDDRENRPFLDVIYHEMGVFYDKQNDQELAKEFYNASLKRNSPDAYLVASNYRNLGNMHFKNTEYSTAAKYYDSTLVKLDVKTREYIHIKKVRKDLDEVIEYEFVAKENDSILNIVALSDTDRILYFEKHIDKLKKSDEAKKILEEKQKETLANIDKSNINSADDPVSASGTPVKKSSLAPPSMPSASGNNVANTFYFYNPSTVAFGKIEFKKKFGERSLGGNWRLSTTKTAVVDGAVSDTTATEKIETAKEVEQYTTTFYLDQLPKTQAEIDEIAKKRNFAYYQLGVIYKEKFKEHELASKKLEQLLLNNPEEKLVLPTMYNLYKIYQITDNAKAEEMKARISSQYPNSRYAQIINNTNPDLVSSKDSPEDVYDKWYKLYQEEYFAEVLAKMDDLILQYSGDEIVPKFELLKANILGKLQGLEAYKNALQYVADNYPTTEEGKNAREILTTQIPSLEKMNFSTVDTKNWKVLYKVGKLEDKNTKALEDKIKKFMGSENVQKLTYTYDIYTEKENFLTISGIKSEAYAKDIVVIMKDNKMYKVTEPAVVISNDNYKVVQIKKNLDEYLTPPKVVPAPVQPAVVPQSPEVKQPTPPGATQQMLPPGMTPPTGKPQSPPKP, from the coding sequence TTGAAAACCAAGATATTTAAACACTCTTTTTTTATAGCATTCATACTGTTTTTGGTAGCATGTTCTACCAAGAAAGATACTTTTTTGGCCAGAAATTCCCATGCATTAAGTACAAGAGACAATATTCTTTACAATGGGCAAATTGGGCTGGACAAGGGAATCAAAGACATCAAAACGGGTACTAAAGACAATTTCTGGAAGCGGTTGCCCATCGAAAGAATGCAGATTATCGAGGACAATGGCGCTGCGGAAAAACCCAAAAACGCCAATTTTGAACTAGCCGAAGCCAAAGCCACCAAAGCCATCCAGAAACATTCGATGAACATTGGCGGTCAAGAAAAAAATTATCAAATAGACGAAGCCTATTTACTGTTGGGAAAATCAAGGTATTACGACCAACGATTTATCCCCGCCTTGGATGCCTTCAATTATATTTTGTACAAATATCCCACCAGCAGCAATATCGACCAAGCCAAAATTTGGCGCGAAAAAACCAACATGCGGTTGGGAAATGACGCACAGGTCATCAAAAACATCAGCAAGCTTCTGGACGAAAAAGCCATTAAAAAAGCCAAGACTGCCAAAGAAACCCCAAATGTAGCGATAGGAACTGATGGAAAATTTATAAATTACGAAAGCAAACGGTCAAAGGAATTAAAGCTGAAAAAACAAGTTATTGCCGATGCCAATGCGCTTTTATCACAATCTTTTTTGAACTTGGAAGAAAAAGACAGTGCCATTGCCAAACTAAAAATAGCCGAAAATTTCACCAAAATCAATTCAGAACGAGCGCGATACCGTTTTATTCTTGGCCAATTGTACCAAGAAAAAGGAGTAAGGGACAGCGCCATTTACAGTTATCAATCCGTGATAGACATGAACCGTAAAGCCGAAAGGGAAATGGTTATTCAGTCTTATGCCAAAAAAGCGCAATTGTTTGATTATCAAAACGGGGACAAAGATGCTTTCGTGAAAACCTACAACAAGTTGGTCGATGATCGTGAAAACAGGCCTTTTCTGGATGTCATTTATCATGAAATGGGCGTTTTTTACGACAAACAAAACGATCAGGAATTGGCCAAAGAATTTTACAATGCTTCTTTAAAAAGAAATTCTCCCGACGCTTATTTAGTGGCGTCGAATTACAGAAATTTAGGAAACATGCATTTTAAAAACACGGAATATTCCACCGCAGCAAAGTATTATGACAGTACTTTGGTCAAATTGGATGTAAAAACCAGGGAATACATTCACATCAAAAAAGTTCGAAAAGACTTGGATGAAGTGATTGAATATGAATTTGTTGCCAAAGAAAATGACAGTATTTTAAACATTGTTGCGCTATCGGATACGGACAGGATTTTGTATTTTGAAAAACATATCGACAAACTAAAAAAGTCGGATGAAGCCAAAAAAATATTGGAAGAAAAACAGAAAGAAACCCTTGCCAACATAGACAAAAGCAACATCAACAGTGCCGATGATCCTGTTTCTGCCTCGGGTACACCAGTAAAAAAATCATCGCTTGCGCCTCCTTCAATGCCAAGTGCTTCTGGAAATAATGTGGCCAACACGTTCTATTTTTACAATCCTTCGACCGTGGCTTTTGGAAAAATTGAGTTCAAGAAAAAGTTTGGTGAAAGGTCATTGGGCGGCAATTGGAGATTGTCAACCACTAAAACGGCGGTAGTTGACGGTGCCGTTAGCGACACAACCGCCACGGAAAAAATTGAAACAGCCAAAGAAGTGGAACAATACACGACCACTTTTTATTTGGACCAACTTCCAAAAACACAAGCGGAGATTGACGAAATCGCCAAGAAACGCAATTTTGCCTATTACCAACTGGGGGTTATCTACAAAGAAAAATTCAAGGAACATGAATTGGCCAGCAAAAAACTCGAGCAATTATTACTGAATAATCCCGAAGAAAAACTGGTGCTTCCGACGATGTATAATTTGTACAAAATATATCAAATCACGGACAACGCCAAGGCTGAAGAAATGAAAGCCCGTATTTCGAGCCAATATCCAAATTCTCGTTATGCACAAATTATCAACAATACAAATCCTGATTTGGTTTCCTCAAAGGACAGTCCGGAAGACGTATATGATAAATGGTATAAATTATACCAAGAAGAGTATTTTGCTGAAGTATTGGCAAAAATGGACGACTTGATTCTTCAATATTCGGGTGATGAAATTGTTCCAAAATTCGAATTGCTTAAAGCAAATATTCTAGGAAAACTGCAGGGATTGGAAGCCTACAAAAACGCCTTGCAATACGTGGCAGACAATTATCCAACGACTGAAGAAGGCAAGAATGCCCGTGAAATTTTGACGACTCAAATTCCGTCATTGGAAAAAATGAATTTCAGTACTGTCGATACCAAAAACTGGAAAGTCCTATATAAAGTGGGTAAATTGGAAGACAAGAACACCAAAGCCCTGGAAGATAAAATCAAGAAATTCATGGGCAGCGAAAACGTCCAGAAATTGACTTACACGTATGATATTTATACCGAAAAAGAAAACTTTCTGACCATTAGCGGCATAAAATCGGAGGCCTACGCCAAAGATATTGTCGTGATAATGAAAGACAATAAAATGTATAAAGTGACGGAGCCGGCTGTCGTGATTTCGAACGACAATTACAAAGTGGTTCAAATCAAGAAAAATCTGGACGAATATTTGACACCGCCAAAAGTTGTTCCCGCTCCTGTTCAACCGGCTGTAGTTCCCCAATCACCAGAAGTGAAACAACCAACGCCGCCCGGAGCTACCCAACAAATGTTGCCACCGGGAATGACGCCTCCAACTGGAAAACCTCAATCACCCCCAAAGCCGTAA
- the atpB gene encoding F0F1 ATP synthase subunit A — translation MVISNKPLQFIIAILIACLPVFGFSNTPTETTPAHTETTEVAHEAAPASGEETSEIKEQIKEVIGHHVLDGHEFSLFADKETGAHYGFPLPIILWDNGVHIFSSSEFHHGEAVAESNGNYYKLHHEKIYKTDAAGTLTEEHGHPTNAKPIDLSITKGVLTIMVVALLMFLLFTSLAKSYAKNGGISSGFGRLFEPIVLYIRDEIAIPNIGEKHYKRYMSYLLTIFFFVWFLNIFGLTPLGINVTGNIAITFGLAVITFIITTLTANKNYWGHIFWMPGVPTPMKIILAPIELLGVFIKPFALMIRLYANIFAGHVVLMSLIGLIFIFKSWLGSSLSFLLSFAISIIEILVALLQAYIFTMLSALYFGSAVEEHHHEEAHH, via the coding sequence ATGGTGATTTCAAACAAACCACTTCAATTTATAATAGCGATTTTAATAGCCTGTCTTCCAGTATTTGGTTTCTCAAATACTCCAACGGAAACTACGCCAGCGCACACTGAAACAACTGAAGTTGCACACGAAGCAGCTCCAGCTTCTGGAGAAGAAACTTCGGAAATCAAGGAACAAATAAAAGAAGTTATTGGTCACCACGTTTTGGACGGTCACGAATTTTCTCTTTTTGCAGACAAAGAGACCGGAGCACACTACGGTTTCCCTTTGCCAATCATTCTTTGGGACAACGGAGTTCACATTTTTTCTTCTTCTGAATTCCACCACGGTGAAGCCGTTGCCGAATCAAACGGAAACTACTACAAATTACACCACGAAAAAATATACAAAACCGATGCTGCCGGAACATTAACCGAAGAGCACGGACATCCTACAAACGCAAAACCAATCGACCTTTCTATTACGAAAGGAGTTTTGACCATTATGGTTGTGGCTTTGTTGATGTTTTTATTGTTTACAAGTCTGGCGAAATCTTACGCCAAGAACGGAGGAATTTCTTCAGGTTTCGGAAGACTTTTCGAACCAATCGTATTGTACATCCGTGACGAAATCGCAATTCCAAACATTGGCGAGAAGCACTATAAAAGATATATGAGTTATTTGTTGACCATCTTTTTCTTTGTATGGTTCTTGAATATCTTTGGTTTGACTCCACTGGGAATCAACGTTACCGGAAATATCGCCATCACTTTCGGATTGGCGGTAATCACATTTATCATCACGACACTTACGGCCAACAAAAATTATTGGGGACACATTTTCTGGATGCCGGGTGTGCCAACTCCAATGAAAATTATTTTGGCGCCTATCGAATTATTGGGTGTATTCATCAAACCTTTCGCATTGATGATTCGTTTGTACGCCAATATTTTTGCAGGTCACGTAGTATTGATGAGTTTGATTGGATTGATATTTATTTTCAAAAGTTGGTTGGGAAGCAGCTTGTCATTCTTGTTGTCATTCGCTATTTCAATTATCGAAATATTAGTTGCCTTGTTGCAAGCTTATATCTTCACAATGCTTTCTGCTTTGTACTTCGGTTCAGCAGTTGAGGAGCATCATCACGAAGAAGCGCATCATTAA
- a CDS encoding DUF5687 family protein — MIQKFLYLEWKAFTRSASFGANLAIKILMGFVAAYFILVFLVLGIGAFYILKKLHFDPIVTINKFMIYYLLFDLIIRLLLQKIPVMNIRPLLVLPIKKPIIVHFSLGKTVLSFFNFVHAFFFLPFSIVLIYEGYDVLSVILWHTAMVSLIYINNFVNIVLSNKDNLLAVFVGIAAVFGGLHYFGFFDITNYTGPIFDVLFNTYWAFAVPVVLLIGLYYGTFNYFKSDLYLDAGLSSKHDIAKTEDLTWLNQFGTIGTFLKNDIKLIKRNKRSKTTVGLSVMFLFYGLLFFTNGIEAYNNPVMHIFAGIFVSGGFLITFGQFVPSWDSAYYQLMMTQNIPYKGYLSSKWWLMVIATIITTILASFYLYFGWQIYMTIVVGAIYNIGVNSHLVLLGGAYTKTPIDLSSGKGAFGDKKAFNIKTMLVSIPQLALPVLLYWAGSTLANANVGLALVALLGIMGFAFKNKAFSLIEKIYKTEKYATIAAYKQKS, encoded by the coding sequence ATGATTCAGAAATTCCTTTATCTCGAATGGAAGGCTTTTACTAGGTCGGCCTCTTTCGGAGCCAATTTGGCCATCAAAATACTAATGGGTTTTGTAGCGGCCTATTTCATTTTAGTTTTTTTGGTATTAGGAATTGGGGCCTTTTATATCCTCAAAAAATTGCATTTCGACCCAATAGTTACCATCAATAAATTTATGATTTATTATTTGCTATTCGACTTAATCATTCGATTATTACTGCAGAAGATACCCGTGATGAATATTCGTCCGTTGCTGGTTCTTCCTATAAAAAAACCTATTATCGTACATTTTTCTTTGGGAAAAACGGTCTTGTCCTTTTTTAATTTTGTTCATGCCTTTTTCTTTCTTCCATTTAGTATTGTCTTGATTTATGAGGGATACGATGTGCTGTCGGTGATTCTTTGGCATACGGCTATGGTTTCCTTGATTTACATCAACAATTTTGTCAATATTGTGTTGAGCAACAAGGACAATTTGTTGGCAGTTTTTGTTGGAATCGCCGCTGTTTTTGGTGGTTTGCACTACTTTGGTTTTTTTGATATCACCAATTACACGGGACCAATTTTTGATGTTCTTTTCAACACCTATTGGGCTTTTGCAGTTCCTGTGGTTTTGTTGATAGGCTTGTATTATGGTACGTTCAATTATTTTAAAAGTGATTTGTATCTTGATGCTGGACTTTCCAGCAAACACGACATTGCCAAAACGGAGGATTTGACTTGGTTGAACCAATTTGGCACCATTGGGACATTCTTGAAAAACGACATCAAATTGATCAAAAGAAACAAAAGATCAAAAACTACTGTTGGGTTAAGCGTGATGTTTCTTTTTTACGGACTGCTTTTTTTTACCAACGGAATCGAAGCCTACAACAATCCCGTGATGCACATTTTTGCCGGTATTTTTGTGTCGGGAGGATTTTTAATCACTTTCGGGCAATTCGTGCCGAGTTGGGACAGTGCTTATTACCAATTAATGATGACGCAAAACATTCCCTACAAAGGCTATTTGAGTTCCAAATGGTGGTTGATGGTCATTGCGACCATCATAACAACCATCCTTGCTTCGTTCTATCTTTATTTTGGATGGCAAATCTATATGACCATTGTTGTGGGAGCGATTTATAACATTGGAGTCAATTCCCATTTGGTTTTATTGGGCGGTGCATACACAAAAACACCCATAGATTTGAGTTCCGGGAAAGGTGCTTTTGGCGATAAAAAAGCGTTCAACATAAAAACGATGTTGGTATCGATTCCGCAATTGGCCTTGCCTGTTTTACTTTATTGGGCAGGTTCTACTTTGGCCAATGCCAATGTTGGACTGGCATTAGTGGCTTTGTTGGGAATAATGGGATTTGCCTTTAAAAACAAGGCTTTTTCCTTGATTGAAAAAATATACAAAACCGAAAAATACGCAACCATAGCGGCATACAAACAAAAATCGTAA
- a CDS encoding AtpZ/AtpI family protein: MMDNQDPKKRTNNKWLALINIPIQMGAIIFLFSYFGNWLDGKYPNPHNLFVKILTLVGVAIAFYNINRQLKDINKSS, from the coding sequence ATGATGGACAACCAAGACCCGAAGAAACGAACCAATAACAAATGGCTCGCACTGATCAATATTCCAATCCAAATGGGGGCAATTATTTTTTTGTTTTCGTATTTTGGAAATTGGCTGGACGGAAAGTATCCAAACCCACATAATCTATTTGTCAAAATCCTGACATTAGTGGGTGTTGCCATCGCTTTTTACAACATCAACAGGCAATTGAAAGACATCAACAAATCGTCATAA
- the atpE gene encoding ATP synthase F0 subunit C gives MEIPKIVGAGLVVIGAGIGIGRIGGSAMDAIARQPEATGKIQTAMLIAAALIEGIGFAALFAV, from the coding sequence ATGGAAATTCCTAAAATCGTTGGAGCAGGATTAGTAGTTATTGGAGCAGGTATTGGTATTGGTAGAATCGGTGGTTCTGCAATGGATGCTATCGCTCGTCAACCAGAAGCTACTGGAAAAATTCAAACAGCTATGCTTATTGCAGCTGCGCTTATTGAAGGTATTGGATTTGCAGCTTTATTCGCTGTATAA
- a CDS encoding ABC transporter ATP-binding protein gives MINVQNLSKSYNGTTVLKIDTLEIPKGQSFGLVGNNGAGKTTFFSLILDLIQPTTGHIINNDVQVNTSENWKPFTASFLDESFLIGYLTPEEYFYFIGDLRGQNKADIDALLAKHEEFFNGEILKNKKYLRDLSKGNQKKVGIIATLIGNPEVVILDEPFANLDPTTVNRLKKIIKELAENPDVTVLVSSHDLLHTVEVCDRIVALNKGEVVKDIQTSHETLRELETFFAV, from the coding sequence ATGATAAACGTACAAAACCTTTCAAAATCATACAACGGAACTACCGTATTAAAAATAGACACTCTAGAAATTCCAAAGGGACAAAGTTTTGGATTGGTGGGCAATAATGGGGCTGGAAAAACGACTTTCTTCAGCTTGATATTGGATTTGATCCAACCCACAACAGGACATATCATCAACAACGATGTCCAGGTGAATACCAGCGAAAACTGGAAACCTTTTACGGCTTCTTTTCTGGACGAAAGTTTCTTGATTGGCTATCTCACGCCCGAGGAATATTTCTATTTCATTGGCGATTTGCGCGGTCAAAACAAAGCCGACATTGATGCTTTATTGGCCAAACACGAAGAATTTTTTAATGGCGAAATCCTGAAAAACAAAAAATACCTCCGCGATTTATCCAAAGGGAACCAAAAGAAGGTTGGGATCATCGCCACGCTAATCGGCAATCCCGAAGTCGTGATTCTCGATGAACCGTTTGCCAATTTGGATCCAACAACCGTAAACCGATTGAAAAAAATCATCAAGGAATTGGCCGAAAATCCCGATGTAACCGTATTGGTTTCAAGCCACGATTTGCTTCACACGGTCGAGGTTTGCGACAGGATTGTTGCCCTAAACAAAGGCGAAGTCGTGAAAGACATCCAGACATCACATGAAACCTTGCGGGAATTGGAAACGTTTTTTGCCGTTTAA